The proteins below are encoded in one region of Rhododendron vialii isolate Sample 1 chromosome 7a, ASM3025357v1:
- the LOC131333475 gene encoding vestitone reductase-like isoform X2: MEGEHKGVVCVTGGTGYVASWLIMKLLQLGYRVRTTVRSYTDGNKDLSYLTNLPYASEKLQIFDADLAQPESFNLVIQGCTGVFHVAHPIDFEDKEPEQVKTQRSINGTLGILKACLDSKTVKRVVYTSSASTVVFNEKGEDFLDESYWSDVDYIRSLKLFGASYMISKTLTEKAALEFAEKHGLDLVTVVPTFINGPFICPRLPGSVYTSMAMIFGDPM, encoded by the exons atggaagGGGAACACAAGGGAGTTGTGTGTGTAACAGGTGGAACAGGATATGTAGcgtcatggctgatcatgaagcTCCTTCAGCTTGGTTATAGAGTTCGGACTACTGTTAGATCTTACACAG ACGGCAACAAAGACCTAAGCTACCTCACAAACTTGCCATACGCATCAGAAAAGCTCCAAATTTTCGATGCAGATCTAGCCCAACCAGAGAGTTTCAATCTAGTAATACAAGGCTGCACTGGAGTCTTCCATGTGGCTCACCCCATTGATTTCGAGGACAAAGAGCCAGAGCAAGTCAAAACCCAGAGATCAATCAATGGAACCCTTGGCATACTAAAGGCGTGCCTTGATTCCAAGACGGTGAAAAGAGTGGTATACACTTCCAGTGCATCCACTGTTGTGTTCAATGAGAAAGGGGAGGATTTCCTTGATGAGAGTTATTGGAGTGATGTGGATTATATCAGGTCATTGAAGCTCTTTGGAGCTTCCTATATGATTTCCAAGACTTTGACTGAAAAGGCTGCCCTGGAATTTGCTGAGAAACATGGGTTGGATCTTGTCACTGTGGTTCCTACCTTCATTAACGGGCCCTTTATTTGTCCCCGGTTGCCTGGCTCGGTATACACTTCGATGGCTATGATTTTCG GCGACCCTATGTGA
- the LOC131333476 gene encoding methylsterol monooxygenase 1-1-like, with amino-acid sequence MLPFQTMGEAEASLGRNLTFAETLWFKYSADKSDYFLYCHNTIFLFVFYTLLPLPCAAAELLRSYKVDRFKIQPKVRNNLCRMFKCYKDVMTVFVCAVGPLQLFSFPVVQAIGIRTGLALPSVSEMFWQILVYVLVEDYTNYWLHRMLHCKWGYDKIHRVHHEYTAPIGFAASYAHWAEVLILGFASFLGPLIVPGHMITLWLWMILRQLEAIETHSGYDFPWSPSKYIPFYGGAEFHDYHHFVGEKSQSNFASVFTYCDSLYGTDKGYCYHKEVFGKLREKSGGKYDISMEDLKAE; translated from the exons ATGCTGCCATTCCAAACAATGGGGGAGGCCGAGGCGTCGCTTGGGAGGAACCTGACGTTTGCAGAGACATTATGGTTCAAATACTCCGCCGACAAATCGGACTACTTTCTCTATTGCCACAACACCATCTTCCTGTTCGTCTTCTACACTTTGCTCCCTCTGCCGTGCGCCGCCGCCGAGCTCCTGAGGTCCTACAAGGTCGACAGATTCAAGATCCAACCCAAGGTCAGGAACAACCTGTGTCGCATGTTCAAATGCTACAAGGATGTCATGACCGTTTTCGTCTGCGCTGTGGGTCCCCTCCAACTCTTCTCTTTCCCTGTGGTTCAG GCGATTGGCATAAGAACCGGATTGGCATTGCCATCAGTATCAGAGATGTTCTGGCAAATACTAGTGTACGTTCTTGTTGAGGACTACACAAACTACTGGCTTCACAGGATGCTACACTGCAAATGGGGCTACGATAAGATCCACAGGGTCCACCATGAGTACACTGCTCCCATTGGATTTGCAGCTTCCTATGCTCACTGGGCAGAGGTTTTAATCCTCGGCTTCGCATCGTTTCTCGGTCCCTTGATCGTTCCTGGCCACATGATCACTCTCTGGCTCTGGATGATCCTGAGGCAGCTGGAAGCCATTGAGACTCATAGTGG ATATGATTTCCCATGGAGCCCCTCAAAGTATATTCCATTCTATGGAGGAGCAGAGTTCCATGACTATCACCATTTTGTTGGGGAAAAAAGTCAGAGCAACTTCGCCTCAGTCTTCACTTACTGTGACTCTCTTTATGGAACTGACAAG GGATACTGCTACCATAAGGAAGTGTTCGGAAAG TTGAGGGAGAAATCTGGAGGCAAATATGACATTTCAATGGAAGATCTGAAAGCCGAGTAG
- the LOC131333475 gene encoding vestitone reductase-like isoform X1 has translation MEGEHKGVVCVTGGTGYVASWLIMKLLQLGYRVRTTVRSYTDGNKDLSYLTNLPYASEKLQIFDADLAQPESFNLVIQGCTGVFHVAHPIDFEDKEPEQVKTQRSINGTLGILKACLDSKTVKRVVYTSSASTVVFNEKGEDFLDESYWSDVDYIRSLKLFGASYMISKTLTEKAALEFAEKHGLDLVTVVPTFINGPFICPRLPGSVYTSMAMIFGDKDQYQHLTKVQMVHVDDVARAHIFLLEYPEAKGRYICTSVVMTMDEMSEFLLARYPEYPIPTPDSLKEIKRVTYSGLSSKKLLETGFKYSYGMEDIYDEAIKCCKEKGFL, from the exons atggaagGGGAACACAAGGGAGTTGTGTGTGTAACAGGTGGAACAGGATATGTAGcgtcatggctgatcatgaagcTCCTTCAGCTTGGTTATAGAGTTCGGACTACTGTTAGATCTTACACAG ACGGCAACAAAGACCTAAGCTACCTCACAAACTTGCCATACGCATCAGAAAAGCTCCAAATTTTCGATGCAGATCTAGCCCAACCAGAGAGTTTCAATCTAGTAATACAAGGCTGCACTGGAGTCTTCCATGTGGCTCACCCCATTGATTTCGAGGACAAAGAGCCAGAGCAAGTCAAAACCCAGAGATCAATCAATGGAACCCTTGGCATACTAAAGGCGTGCCTTGATTCCAAGACGGTGAAAAGAGTGGTATACACTTCCAGTGCATCCACTGTTGTGTTCAATGAGAAAGGGGAGGATTTCCTTGATGAGAGTTATTGGAGTGATGTGGATTATATCAGGTCATTGAAGCTCTTTGGAGCTTCCTATATGATTTCCAAGACTTTGACTGAAAAGGCTGCCCTGGAATTTGCTGAGAAACATGGGTTGGATCTTGTCACTGTGGTTCCTACCTTCATTAACGGGCCCTTTATTTGTCCCCGGTTGCCTGGCTCGGTATACACTTCGATGGCTATGATTTTCG GTGACAAAGATCAGTATCAGCATCTTACTAAAGTTCAGATGGTGCACGTAGACGATGTGGCCAGGGCACACATCTTCCTTCTTGAATATCCTGAGGCAAAAGGGAGGTATATCTGTACATCAGTTGTAATGACAATGGATGAGATGTCTGAATTTCTATTAGCTAGATACCCAGAATACCCCATTCCAACGCCTGA TTCActgaaagaaatcaaaagagTCACATATTCTGGCCTCTCATCGAAGAAGCTCCTTGAAACCGGATTCAAGTATAGCTATGGCATGGAAGATATCTACGATGAAGCAATTAAATGCTGCAAAGAGAAGGGCTTTCTTTAA